A genomic window from Pirellulales bacterium includes:
- a CDS encoding mandelate racemase/muconate lactonizing enzyme family protein has protein sequence MRPTDIRLCNVSSSTQYFKYRAPMKFGGREVTDVVVLDVAVTVETRDGRRGRGCGSMTMGNSWAWPTRNIAPEQTLAAMVDLGRRMVSMAGEYRGIDHPLAIVADLDDSLQSEADAVVRAAALSEAMPRLAQLVAASPLDAAIHDAFGKALGQNSYNLLGPEFVSSDLANYLTPEFAGEFLDRYTLRRPKPRMPLYHLVGALDPLTDADIAARINDGLPETLPEWIAADGLTHLKIKLNGDDLAWDVDRMLSIERVAAEAQQIRGCREWCYSADFNEQCANVEYLLDFLARIKERSPQALARIQYVEQPTKRDLRANSGNRMHRAAAIKPVVIDESLIDLESLLRSRELGYSGVALKACKGHSGALLMGAAAQKYGMFLCVQDLTCPGASFLHSATLSARIPGVAAIEGNARQYCPAGNRGWAERLPTMFNITDGMLGTDVLDGPGLGF, from the coding sequence ATGCGCCCAACCGACATCCGCCTCTGCAACGTTTCGTCGAGCACGCAGTATTTCAAATACCGCGCGCCGATGAAATTCGGCGGCCGCGAGGTGACGGACGTCGTCGTGCTCGATGTCGCGGTGACGGTCGAGACGCGCGATGGTCGGCGCGGGCGAGGCTGCGGGTCGATGACGATGGGCAATAGCTGGGCCTGGCCGACGCGCAATATCGCGCCCGAGCAAACGCTGGCCGCGATGGTCGATCTCGGCCGCCGCATGGTGAGCATGGCCGGGGAATATCGTGGCATCGACCATCCGCTGGCAATCGTCGCTGATCTAGACGACTCGCTCCAGTCGGAAGCCGATGCCGTCGTTCGGGCGGCTGCCCTCAGCGAAGCGATGCCGCGGCTGGCGCAACTCGTGGCGGCCAGCCCGTTGGATGCGGCCATTCATGATGCATTCGGCAAGGCGCTCGGGCAGAACTCGTACAACTTGCTGGGCCCCGAGTTTGTATCCAGCGATCTCGCCAACTATCTGACGCCTGAATTTGCCGGCGAATTTCTCGATCGCTACACATTGCGCCGCCCGAAGCCGCGGATGCCACTTTATCACTTGGTTGGAGCGCTCGACCCGCTGACCGATGCCGACATCGCCGCGCGCATCAATGACGGCCTGCCGGAAACGCTTCCCGAGTGGATTGCCGCCGACGGGCTGACGCATCTGAAAATCAAGCTCAACGGCGACGATCTGGCGTGGGATGTGGATCGCATGCTGTCGATCGAGCGCGTCGCGGCCGAGGCGCAACAGATTCGCGGTTGCCGTGAATGGTGCTACTCGGCCGATTTCAACGAGCAATGCGCCAATGTCGAATATCTGCTCGATTTTTTGGCCCGCATCAAAGAGCGTTCGCCGCAAGCGCTGGCGCGGATTCAATATGTCGAGCAGCCGACGAAGCGCGATCTGCGGGCAAATTCCGGCAACCGCATGCATCGCGCCGCGGCCATCAAGCCGGTCGTGATCGACGAATCGCTGATCGACTTGGAAAGCCTGCTGCGGAGTCGGGAGCTCGGCTATTCGGGCGTTGCGCTCAAGGCCTGCAAAGGACACAGCGGAGCGCTGCTGATGGGCGCAGCGGCGCAAAAATATGGCATGTTTCTGTGCGTGCAGGATCTGACGTGCCCCGGCGCTTCGTTCCTGCATTCGGCGACGCTTTCGGCCCGAATCCCGGGCGTGGCCGCGATCGAAGGCAATGCGCGGCAATACTGCCCGGCCGGCAATCGCGGTTGGGCGGAGCGACTCCCCACGATGTTCAACATCACCGATGGCATGCTGGGAACCGACGTGCTCGACGGCCCCGGCCTGGGTTTTTGA
- a CDS encoding Gfo/Idh/MocA family oxidoreductase, which translates to MRYQKESHGLRPNRRQILKSAAGGAAAAATAALAAPYVVPSRVFGATAPSNRIAVGVIGTGNRGFEILKTLLNQDSAQIVAVCDVNRASFGYRDEKQFLGREPARKLVEDFYGKQTRSGKFDGCAMLTDFRDVLARNDIDAVAVVVPDHWHALMSIAACKAGKDVYCEKPMSLTIAQGRAMVDAVRQHKRVLQTGSHERSNPRTIHAIELVRSGRIGKLKRITTFVGFNNKIGPGPGWKPMPVPEGFDYATWLGPAPDAPFHQDRCLYRFRFNYDYSGGQVTNFGAHSNDMAQWALGADNTGPTEVELIEAKFLPAGSLFNTALETKFRLRYADGVEVVCQTDKSQVGARFEGTEGVVQTGYAGLFTEPAALKADYVEPKDVQQFAVDAHVRNFLDCVRSRKDPVAHVEIGHRSASVCHLGNIAVRLGKQKVFQWDPAAERFTNDDDANAMLTRPMRGPWTI; encoded by the coding sequence GTGCGCTACCAGAAAGAATCCCACGGCCTGCGGCCCAATCGCCGGCAAATACTTAAATCCGCGGCGGGCGGCGCTGCTGCTGCGGCAACCGCCGCGCTAGCGGCTCCCTATGTCGTGCCATCGCGAGTTTTCGGCGCGACCGCTCCAAGCAATCGCATTGCCGTCGGCGTCATCGGCACCGGCAATCGTGGGTTCGAAATCCTCAAGACGCTGTTGAATCAAGATTCGGCGCAGATCGTGGCTGTGTGCGACGTGAATCGAGCGAGCTTTGGCTATCGCGACGAAAAGCAGTTTCTCGGCCGCGAGCCGGCCCGAAAATTGGTCGAAGATTTTTACGGCAAGCAAACGCGCTCCGGCAAATTCGACGGCTGCGCGATGCTCACCGACTTTCGCGACGTGCTGGCCCGCAACGACATCGACGCCGTGGCTGTCGTCGTGCCCGACCATTGGCATGCCCTGATGAGCATCGCGGCCTGCAAAGCGGGGAAAGACGTGTATTGCGAGAAGCCGATGTCGCTCACCATCGCCCAAGGCCGGGCGATGGTCGATGCGGTCCGGCAGCACAAACGGGTTCTGCAAACCGGCAGCCACGAACGCTCGAATCCGCGCACCATCCATGCCATCGAGCTGGTGCGCAGCGGACGGATCGGCAAGCTGAAGCGGATCACCACGTTCGTCGGGTTCAACAACAAAATCGGGCCCGGCCCTGGGTGGAAACCGATGCCCGTGCCCGAGGGCTTCGACTACGCGACGTGGCTTGGCCCGGCGCCCGACGCTCCCTTTCACCAGGATCGCTGCTTGTATCGATTCCGCTTCAATTACGATTATTCGGGCGGGCAGGTGACGAATTTCGGCGCTCATTCGAACGACATGGCCCAATGGGCTCTGGGCGCCGACAACACCGGACCGACCGAAGTGGAATTGATCGAAGCGAAATTCTTGCCGGCCGGAAGCCTGTTCAACACGGCGCTCGAGACCAAGTTCCGCCTGCGGTATGCCGACGGCGTCGAGGTGGTTTGCCAGACCGACAAATCGCAAGTCGGCGCCCGCTTCGAAGGCACGGAGGGAGTGGTGCAAACCGGCTACGCCGGACTGTTCACCGAGCCCGCCGCGCTGAAAGCCGACTACGTCGAGCCGAAAGATGTGCAGCAATTCGCGGTCGACGCGCATGTGCGGAATTTTTTGGATTGCGTCCGCAGCCGAAAGGATCCCGTGGCCCACGTCGAGATCGGCCACCGCAGCGCCAGCGTTTGCCATTTGGGCAATATCGCGGTGCGGCTCGGCAAGCAGAAGGTCTTCCAGTGGGACCCGGCGGCCGAACGCTTCACCAACGACGACGACGCCAACGCGATGCTAACGCGACCAATGCGCGGGCCGTGGACGATCTAG
- a CDS encoding sugar phosphate isomerase/epimerase family protein has product MTLELTRRDFLRVAGGAAAAISVGRSGAAVAAQSEALRAHPLPPLAVFGKVYQELKLDFEPSARVTAAAGLDGVDCAVRKKGEIVPERAAEDMPRYAAALGKHGLRMLLMTTDILGAHSPYAEEILAAGHKLGIRYYRLGYWSHRPEQPARTLVAEIQASLKDLAAINRQTGMGALFQNHSSPGSRLNAPAGGDLDELYDIVKDFDPSQIAVAFDLGHAIITHGDGWRERFERLKNHIRVVYVKDVRRPAKFVPFGDGEFSHTDFFALLKKIDYDAPMSIHIEYDWAPDGKKTEAAMIETLQRSRRAVADWWQHAT; this is encoded by the coding sequence ATGACACTGGAATTAACACGGCGCGATTTTCTGCGCGTTGCCGGAGGTGCCGCGGCGGCAATTTCCGTCGGCCGGTCCGGCGCAGCCGTTGCCGCGCAATCGGAGGCGCTGCGAGCCCATCCGCTGCCGCCGCTGGCGGTGTTCGGCAAAGTTTATCAAGAACTGAAACTGGACTTCGAGCCATCGGCTCGCGTCACGGCCGCGGCCGGGCTCGACGGCGTCGATTGCGCCGTGCGGAAAAAAGGTGAAATCGTTCCCGAGCGCGCCGCTGAGGATATGCCGCGCTACGCCGCGGCGCTCGGCAAGCATGGCCTGCGGATGCTGCTGATGACGACCGACATCCTCGGCGCCCATTCGCCCTATGCGGAGGAGATTCTCGCCGCGGGCCATAAACTCGGCATCCGCTATTATCGGCTCGGCTATTGGTCGCATCGGCCAGAGCAGCCGGCGCGAACGCTTGTGGCAGAAATTCAGGCGAGCTTGAAAGACTTGGCGGCGATAAATCGGCAAACCGGTATGGGCGCTTTGTTTCAAAACCATTCCTCGCCCGGCAGTCGGCTGAATGCTCCTGCCGGCGGCGATTTGGACGAGCTGTACGACATCGTCAAGGATTTCGATCCGAGCCAGATTGCCGTCGCTTTCGATCTGGGACATGCGATCATCACGCATGGCGACGGGTGGCGCGAGCGATTCGAAAGGCTCAAGAACCACATTCGCGTCGTGTACGTCAAGGACGTGCGCCGCCCGGCGAAGTTCGTGCCGTTCGGCGATGGCGAGTTTTCGCACACCGATTTCTTTGCGTTGCTAAAGAAGATCGACTACGATGCGCCGATGTCGATCCACATCGAATACGATTGGGCGCCGGACGGCAAAAAAACCGAAGCGGCGATGATCGAAACCCTCCAGCGCAGTCGCCGCGCCGTCGCCGATTGGTGGCAACATGCAACGTAG
- a CDS encoding NPCBM/NEW2 domain-containing protein gives MKFLSGLAAGAIFCFGAVGFSAQERGFELHLRSRDAGGSKVSETVERLDPAKTGIVIVDMWNYHHCMTAEQRVGAMVPRMNRALEGARKFGMKVIWAPTDVADLYVGTPQRERAMAVAERALPKIRSLPWCGTLAGQCLCGPGFACPTDYGWDGMHPDLIIAPQDYIVGRDAAGMYSLCEKLGLTQLIYMGVHTNFCVLGKGPAIKNMYDAGLRCFIARDLTDALTEYDPAKGFTPDTGTARVVRDLERSDIPSINMGEEMKHAGVWDAAWITEPVRITPWGTAARPYQFRDRPVTVSLTAPWLEGAEIHYTLDGSAPTAASPRYEHAISLNETTTLRCAAFRGGACASIPTSGFFCKLPSQPPQPELAIAKLKSLEPKSGPNPLSWPVRIGQAQDGARLSIRGREYSAGCSGRAPSGIRWKLEPRYDRFVALAGVDDAVFRMRDHAFFLGRYCSVVFEVYIDGQLAAKSPAMRLSQEPWPFDVKIPPGSTEIHIVATTPGTPNPYSVGDWVDAGFVLKHSADKK, from the coding sequence ATGAAGTTTTTGAGCGGTCTGGCTGCTGGAGCGATTTTTTGCTTTGGCGCGGTCGGCTTTAGCGCCCAGGAGCGGGGCTTCGAATTGCATCTGCGCAGCCGCGACGCCGGCGGCAGCAAGGTTTCGGAGACCGTCGAAAGACTCGATCCCGCGAAGACCGGGATCGTGATCGTCGACATGTGGAACTATCACCATTGCATGACGGCCGAGCAGCGCGTCGGAGCGATGGTGCCACGGATGAATCGAGCCCTTGAAGGGGCTCGGAAGTTCGGCATGAAAGTGATTTGGGCCCCGACCGATGTGGCCGATCTGTACGTCGGCACTCCGCAGCGCGAGCGGGCAATGGCCGTCGCCGAGCGGGCGTTGCCGAAAATCCGCTCGCTCCCCTGGTGTGGAACGTTGGCGGGCCAGTGTCTCTGTGGGCCGGGCTTCGCCTGTCCGACCGATTATGGCTGGGATGGAATGCACCCCGATCTGATCATCGCGCCGCAAGATTACATTGTCGGCCGCGATGCAGCCGGCATGTATTCCCTGTGCGAAAAGCTCGGCCTGACGCAGTTGATCTACATGGGCGTGCACACCAATTTTTGCGTGCTCGGCAAGGGACCGGCGATCAAGAATATGTACGACGCCGGGTTGCGATGTTTCATTGCCCGCGATCTGACCGACGCGCTGACGGAATATGATCCTGCAAAGGGATTCACTCCCGACACGGGGACGGCCCGAGTGGTGCGCGATCTGGAGCGCAGCGATATTCCGTCGATCAACATGGGCGAAGAAATGAAGCATGCCGGCGTTTGGGATGCGGCTTGGATCACCGAACCGGTGCGAATCACCCCATGGGGCACGGCCGCTCGACCGTATCAATTCCGGGATCGGCCGGTGACGGTGTCGCTTACGGCGCCGTGGCTCGAAGGGGCAGAAATTCATTACACGCTTGACGGTTCGGCGCCGACTGCCGCATCGCCGCGCTATGAGCACGCGATCTCGCTCAACGAAACGACGACGCTCCGCTGCGCTGCATTTCGCGGCGGCGCGTGCGCAAGCATTCCGACGAGCGGATTCTTTTGCAAACTGCCCTCGCAGCCGCCACAACCCGAGCTGGCGATCGCCAAGCTAAAGAGTCTGGAGCCGAAATCGGGCCCCAATCCGCTGAGCTGGCCGGTGCGGATCGGGCAGGCTCAGGACGGCGCCCGACTCAGCATCCGCGGCAGGGAATATTCAGCGGGGTGCAGCGGCCGAGCTCCGTCTGGAATCCGCTGGAAGTTGGAGCCGCGCTACGATCGGTTCGTGGCCTTGGCGGGGGTCGACGACGCCGTGTTCCGCATGCGCGACCACGCCTTTTTTCTCGGCCGCTATTGCAGCGTGGTATTTGAGGTATATATCGACGGCCAGCTTGCGGCGAAAAGCCCTGCGATGCGGCTATCGCAAGAACCCTGGCCGTTCGACGTTAAAATCCCGCCGGGAAGCACGGAGATTCACATCGTGGCGACGACACCCGGAACTCCGAATCCGTATTCGGTCGGCGACTGGGTCGATGCCGGATTCGTCCTCAAGCACTCCGCGGATAAAAAGTAG
- a CDS encoding MFS transporter — MPPPVEPTAVEIAPPLVRRQGLSVAQWLVLITAILGWMFDGVEMGLFSGVARPALQDLLGRSVAEADIGQWISYLMAAFLLGAACGGLLFGWLGDRIGRVRAMALSIIGYSVFTGAAYFATAPVQLGVLRFLAALGMGGEWALGVALVIECWPDRLRPLLAGVIGAAGNLGYFIIGMLLKTFPVTPEHWRWTMLACTAPALLALLILAFIPESPRWRQAVRLSKTHPLREIFTTRLIRSTLLAIGLASVALIGTWGCVQAFLPSWADQIANQATPPDPFAKGSTLVAISIGAILGSFLGPLLGGKFGRRIVYFSLCLASLVICQFVFRGLSRYDDLFLLAAGVAGFFTASFYGWLPLYLPELFPTRVRATGQGLSYNFGRIFAACAVLETGRLMSLFHDSYPRACTTISMVYVVGMVLIWFCPETKGKPLPE; from the coding sequence ATGCCGCCGCCCGTCGAGCCAACTGCCGTCGAAATTGCACCGCCGCTTGTTAGGCGGCAAGGGCTCTCCGTCGCCCAATGGCTTGTCTTAATCACGGCCATCCTGGGCTGGATGTTCGACGGTGTCGAGATGGGACTCTTTTCGGGCGTTGCCCGGCCGGCCTTGCAAGATCTGCTCGGCCGCTCGGTCGCGGAGGCCGACATCGGGCAATGGATTTCGTATCTCATGGCCGCTTTCTTGCTGGGCGCGGCCTGCGGCGGATTGCTGTTCGGTTGGCTTGGCGACCGGATCGGGCGTGTGCGCGCGATGGCGTTGAGCATCATCGGCTATTCGGTATTTACCGGAGCGGCCTATTTCGCCACGGCGCCGGTGCAACTTGGCGTGCTGCGGTTTCTGGCGGCGCTGGGGATGGGGGGCGAATGGGCGTTGGGCGTGGCGCTGGTGATCGAATGTTGGCCCGACCGGTTGCGGCCGCTGTTGGCCGGCGTGATCGGCGCCGCGGGAAATCTGGGCTACTTCATCATCGGCATGCTGCTCAAGACGTTTCCGGTAACGCCCGAGCATTGGCGCTGGACGATGCTGGCCTGCACGGCGCCGGCCCTGTTGGCGCTTTTGATTCTGGCGTTTATTCCCGAATCGCCGCGGTGGCGGCAAGCCGTGCGGCTCTCCAAAACGCATCCGCTGCGCGAGATTTTCACCACGCGGCTAATTCGGTCCACGCTATTGGCAATCGGATTGGCGTCGGTCGCGCTGATCGGAACCTGGGGCTGCGTGCAGGCGTTTCTTCCCTCGTGGGCCGATCAAATCGCGAATCAAGCGACTCCGCCCGATCCGTTTGCCAAAGGGTCGACGCTCGTGGCGATTTCGATCGGGGCCATCTTGGGAAGTTTTTTGGGACCGCTGCTGGGCGGGAAGTTCGGCCGGCGGATCGTTTATTTCAGTCTGTGCCTCGCGTCGCTCGTGATTTGCCAATTCGTGTTTCGCGGATTGAGCCGCTACGACGACCTGTTTCTGCTGGCTGCGGGCGTGGCGGGATTTTTCACCGCTTCATTCTACGGTTGGCTGCCACTCTACTTGCCGGAGTTGTTTCCCACCCGCGTGCGCGCGACCGGCCAAGGATTGAGCTACAACTTCGGCCGAATTTTCGCCGCCTGCGCCGTGCTCGAAACCGGCCGCTTGATGAGCCTATTTCACGACAGTTACCCCCGCGCCTGCACCACGATCAGCATGGTCTACGTCGTCGGCATGGTGCTGATCTGGTTCTGCCCGGAGACCAAAGGAAAACCGTTGCCGGAATAG
- a CDS encoding PQQ-dependent sugar dehydrogenase: MKQSILRAAIVIGVVWLACPATFVFVHRPAAFRFSANAAAAESPSHAAEPVSPRVAWTTSHVTGAPEPPPPYVTPRIFPKLAFTHPLEMVVAPGSDRWFVVEQGGEIFSFPNSQDCAKADLFLDIQKQSQMLPPSVVLGDTYGLAFDPKFAENHYCYVCYNVYGKPGNTQLPDGTRVSRFRVTGIDPPRVDPASEKIIITWLGGGHNGGSLKFGPDGFLYISSGDGGFPNPPDPHNTGQDISDLLSSILRIDVDHPSGNRPYTIPADNPFVDTPGARGEVWAYGLRNPWRMSFDRQTGELWAGDVGWELWESIDRIKKGGNYGWSIVEGPQPVYPDHKCGPTPILAPNLAFPHTDACCIIGGYVYRGKRLKELVGSYICGDWETRRMWGTRFDGDKPVSHRELVEGGPRIVAFGEAHDGELCILDYDLGTIHELQPNPERDTHAAFPTRLSQTGLFEPAETDRRGAPPSARGVFRRLAPGVVPFSIVAEQWADHATAERFIALPGLSSVEVHREPVDVPGSMFSQQEAFPKDGLLVKTFSMEMESGNPASRRRLETQLLHFNGRDWRGYSYRWNDAETDATLVAASGEDRKLAVADPHAPGGKRIQTWHYPSRNECLMCHNPWVRYQLAFTPPQLAAHDQLSRLEKMGIIRWAADPSEEFPDPDKLPPVELVNPYDRSADLDRRARSYLHVNCSHCHQFGAGGTADIELRANFPIASTKLLGAQPKQGSFGIKDAQIVAGGDPYRSVLFYRTSKMGHGRMPHIGSELVDVAGIELLRDWIRQLPVRPDDTFAIEQLRKLDESTALARERQNRPRDLALRSRDIAKQNDRDNPSESDRKLAAEQLDREAKVQVVARAKRRVEMIQRLLSSTSSALLLSHEIDVRPLPPALREQMVSMAYANGDPQIRDLFERFVPAEKRVARLGSMIDSSRLLAVAGDAERGRALFFSNSGVQCKNCHRIGDQGGKIGPELTHIGKKYSRAQLLAKLLEPSKTILPEYIPYLARTSDGKSHVGILVAKTDREVVLHDVDDKLVRIPAADVEQLIKQTRSLMPDQLLRDLSAEQAADLLSFLESLK, encoded by the coding sequence ATGAAGCAATCTATCTTGCGAGCGGCAATCGTGATCGGCGTTGTTTGGCTGGCCTGCCCAGCGACGTTCGTTTTCGTTCATCGGCCTGCGGCATTCCGATTCTCGGCGAACGCTGCGGCGGCTGAATCCCCGTCGCACGCCGCGGAGCCGGTTTCGCCGCGCGTGGCGTGGACAACATCGCACGTCACCGGTGCGCCCGAGCCGCCGCCGCCGTATGTCACCCCGCGCATATTTCCCAAGCTGGCCTTTACGCATCCGTTGGAAATGGTCGTCGCGCCCGGGAGCGACCGGTGGTTCGTCGTCGAACAAGGCGGCGAAATCTTTTCGTTCCCAAACAGCCAGGATTGCGCGAAAGCCGACCTGTTTCTCGACATCCAGAAACAGAGCCAAATGCTGCCGCCGAGCGTCGTGCTGGGCGACACGTATGGCTTGGCGTTCGATCCGAAGTTCGCCGAAAACCATTATTGTTATGTCTGCTACAACGTGTACGGCAAGCCCGGCAACACGCAATTGCCCGACGGCACGCGCGTCTCGCGATTCCGAGTGACAGGGATCGACCCGCCGCGCGTCGATCCGGCCAGCGAGAAGATCATCATCACCTGGCTGGGCGGAGGGCATAACGGCGGATCGTTGAAATTCGGGCCCGATGGTTTTCTCTACATTTCCAGCGGCGACGGCGGATTCCCGAATCCGCCCGACCCCCACAACACCGGCCAAGACATCAGCGATCTGCTTTCCTCGATTCTGCGGATCGACGTCGATCATCCATCGGGCAATCGGCCCTACACGATTCCGGCCGACAACCCGTTTGTCGACACCCCCGGCGCCCGGGGCGAAGTGTGGGCCTATGGCTTGCGAAATCCCTGGCGGATGAGCTTCGACCGCCAAACGGGCGAACTGTGGGCCGGCGATGTCGGCTGGGAATTGTGGGAATCGATCGACCGGATAAAAAAGGGAGGCAACTACGGCTGGAGCATCGTGGAGGGCCCCCAGCCCGTCTATCCCGACCATAAGTGTGGCCCGACGCCGATCCTGGCTCCAAATCTCGCTTTCCCGCACACCGACGCGTGCTGCATCATCGGCGGCTATGTGTATCGCGGTAAGCGGCTCAAGGAACTGGTGGGCAGCTATATCTGTGGCGACTGGGAAACGCGCCGCATGTGGGGCACACGGTTCGATGGCGACAAACCGGTCTCGCATCGCGAGCTCGTCGAGGGAGGACCGCGGATCGTTGCATTCGGCGAAGCCCATGATGGCGAACTGTGCATCCTCGACTACGATTTGGGAACGATCCACGAACTTCAGCCCAATCCCGAGCGCGACACGCACGCCGCATTTCCCACACGGCTTAGCCAAACTGGATTGTTCGAGCCGGCGGAAACCGATCGGCGGGGGGCTCCGCCGTCGGCTCGCGGCGTTTTCCGTCGGCTCGCGCCCGGCGTCGTGCCGTTTTCGATCGTCGCCGAGCAATGGGCCGACCATGCGACGGCCGAACGGTTTATCGCACTGCCGGGGCTGTCGAGCGTCGAGGTGCATCGCGAACCGGTCGACGTCCCCGGCTCGATGTTCAGCCAGCAGGAAGCGTTCCCGAAGGACGGACTGCTCGTAAAAACTTTTTCGATGGAAATGGAAAGCGGCAACCCGGCGTCGCGGCGGCGGCTGGAAACGCAATTGCTGCACTTCAATGGCCGCGATTGGCGCGGCTATAGCTACCGCTGGAACGACGCCGAGACCGACGCCACTTTGGTGGCCGCGTCCGGCGAAGACCGCAAGCTCGCGGTCGCCGATCCCCATGCGCCCGGCGGCAAGCGCATCCAGACGTGGCACTATCCCAGCCGCAACGAATGCCTGATGTGCCACAATCCGTGGGTCCGATATCAATTGGCGTTCACACCGCCGCAATTGGCCGCCCACGATCAACTGAGCCGGCTGGAAAAGATGGGCATCATCCGGTGGGCCGCCGACCCGTCGGAAGAATTTCCCGATCCCGACAAACTGCCCCCTGTCGAGTTGGTCAATCCGTACGACCGGTCGGCCGATTTGGATCGCCGGGCCCGATCGTATCTGCACGTGAATTGCTCGCATTGCCACCAGTTCGGCGCCGGCGGCACGGCCGACATCGAGCTGCGAGCCAATTTTCCGATCGCCTCGACGAAGCTGCTCGGGGCCCAGCCGAAACAAGGCTCCTTCGGAATCAAAGACGCGCAGATCGTTGCCGGCGGCGACCCTTACCGCTCGGTGCTATTTTATCGCACATCGAAGATGGGGCACGGCCGGATGCCGCACATCGGCTCGGAATTGGTCGATGTCGCCGGCATCGAATTGCTGCGCGATTGGATTCGGCAATTGCCGGTTCGCCCCGACGACACTTTCGCCATCGAACAATTGCGCAAGTTGGACGAATCCACGGCATTGGCCCGAGAGCGGCAAAACCGCCCACGCGATCTTGCGCTGCGGTCCCGCGATATCGCCAAGCAAAACGATCGCGACAACCCGAGCGAATCCGACCGAAAACTTGCTGCCGAGCAGCTCGACCGCGAAGCGAAGGTTCAAGTCGTCGCGCGAGCGAAACGGCGTGTCGAAATGATTCAGCGCTTGCTCTCATCCACCTCGAGCGCGCTACTGCTATCGCACGAAATCGACGTTCGGCCATTGCCGCCTGCGCTGCGCGAGCAAATGGTGAGCATGGCTTATGCGAATGGCGATCCGCAAATCCGCGATTTGTTCGAGCGCTTCGTGCCCGCGGAAAAGCGCGTCGCGCGGTTGGGAAGCATGATCGACTCCAGCCGGCTTTTGGCGGTCGCGGGCGATGCCGAGCGCGGCCGGGCGTTGTTCTTCAGCAACTCAGGCGTGCAATGCAAGAATTGCCACCGCATCGGCGACCAGGGTGGAAAGATCGGGCCGGAGCTGACGCACATCGGCAAGAAATACAGTCGGGCCCAGTTGCTGGCAAAACTGCTCGAACCCTCGAAGACAATCCTTCCCGAATACATTCCCTATCTCGCTCGCACCAGCGACGGAAAATCGCATGTGGGAATTTTGGTGGCAAAGACCGATCGCGAAGTGGTGTTGCACGACGTCGACGACAAACTGGTTCGCATCCCCGCCGCCGATGTCGAACAATTGATCAAACAAACCCGTTCGCTGATGCCGGACCAATTGCTGCGCGATCTGTCGGCCGAGCAAGCCGCGGATCTATTGAGCTTTTTGGAATCGTTGAAGTAA